The proteins below are encoded in one region of Actinomycetota bacterium:
- a CDS encoding prenyltransferase — protein sequence MLEVVPALTRVQLDQTVQAIGSVQARDGAIPELPGGVTNPWNHVEAAMALDVGGCSDAATRAYEWLARTQQPDGSWAAGYLGSEIVDHTRDSNFSSYVAFGSWHHFLATGDRCFLELMWPVIERALEFTLALQLRTGAIAWARDARGTMWPSALLTSCSCIYMSIRSALLVAAALGRNRPEWELTLATLGKAIRGAGSEFQPKDRFSMDWYYPVLARVVQGAEARLRLNERWESFVIRGRGVRCVSDRPWVTAGETAELVLALWVAGLHVEANMLLEWVQHLREDDGAYWIGATFPDGTVWPRQKPTWGSGAVVLAADALAGGITARCL from the coding sequence TTGCTTGAGGTCGTTCCGGCGCTAACGCGGGTCCAGCTCGATCAGACCGTGCAGGCGATCGGATCGGTGCAAGCCCGCGACGGCGCCATCCCGGAGCTGCCGGGGGGCGTCACGAACCCGTGGAATCACGTCGAAGCCGCGATGGCACTCGATGTCGGGGGCTGCAGCGACGCTGCGACGCGCGCGTACGAGTGGCTGGCGCGAACGCAACAGCCGGATGGGTCGTGGGCGGCCGGTTACCTCGGCAGCGAGATCGTGGACCACACGCGAGACTCCAACTTCAGCTCCTACGTCGCCTTCGGGAGCTGGCATCACTTCCTCGCGACCGGCGACCGCTGCTTCCTCGAACTGATGTGGCCGGTGATCGAGCGGGCGCTGGAGTTCACGCTGGCGCTACAGCTCCGGACCGGTGCGATCGCATGGGCGCGAGACGCCCGCGGCACGATGTGGCCGAGCGCGCTGCTCACCTCGTGCTCCTGCATCTACATGAGCATCAGAAGCGCACTGTTGGTCGCGGCCGCTCTCGGCCGCAACCGGCCGGAGTGGGAGCTGACGTTGGCAACGCTGGGCAAGGCCATCCGCGGGGCCGGTTCTGAGTTCCAGCCGAAGGACAGGTTCTCGATGGACTGGTACTACCCGGTCCTGGCGCGGGTGGTGCAGGGGGCCGAGGCGCGGCTGCGACTGAACGAGCGGTGGGAGTCGTTCGTGATCCGCGGGCGCGGCGTCCGCTGCGTCTCGGATCGTCCTTGGGTGACGGCGGGAGAGACGGCGGAGCTCGTGTTGGCTCTGTGGGTGGCGGGCCTCCACGTCGAGGCGAACATGCTTCTGGAGTGGGTGCAGCATCTACGCGAGGACGACGGGGCTTACTGGATCGGGGCGACTTTCCCAGACGGCACCGTGTGGCCGCGCCAGAAGCCGACCTGGGGCTCCGGAGCCGTGGTGCTCGCGGCCGACGCTCTGGCAGGAGGGATCACGGCACGCTGCCTCTAG
- a CDS encoding AAA family ATPase produces MTNVVIFDTDPHIASILKEILRRHGNFAVRASADWSDVKRNIALHARSVVVLGPDASESDLQQSLAAGRDYPGTAFVLVADAADAVTLKNAMRHGIRDVVAVEDGERELPSAVIRAHAMVETEIVAQRHSETRRSGRVVVVFGPKGGTGKTVLATNLAVLAAEAKIHTALVDADVSYGDCAASLRLRPERTLGEIAGITGELDESALAGVLSLHPSGLRVLASATDPLTPQRLDGAVVGRSIRALRTTAELVIVDTAPGLDQHALAALEACDLAFLVTSLDLPAVKNAKLALSALESLHIDTGKVRIVLNRADSKVGFPTSEVAKALQRPIAAELPSDVAVPRSLNNGEPLHSHNPRAHASKAISKLARDLQAELFPAADAPKSRSLLRAMKPRPAES; encoded by the coding sequence ATGACCAACGTCGTCATATTCGATACCGACCCGCACATCGCCTCGATCCTGAAGGAGATCCTCCGACGGCACGGGAACTTCGCCGTCCGAGCAAGCGCCGACTGGTCGGACGTCAAGCGAAACATCGCCCTTCATGCGAGGTCGGTGGTGGTGCTGGGACCGGACGCGAGCGAGAGCGATCTGCAGCAGAGTTTGGCTGCTGGGCGCGACTATCCCGGGACCGCGTTCGTGCTCGTTGCCGACGCCGCCGACGCCGTGACCCTTAAGAACGCCATGCGTCACGGGATCCGAGACGTGGTCGCTGTCGAGGACGGTGAGCGGGAGCTTCCCTCCGCCGTCATCCGTGCTCACGCGATGGTCGAGACCGAGATCGTCGCGCAGAGGCACAGCGAGACCCGGCGCTCGGGACGCGTCGTCGTGGTGTTCGGGCCGAAGGGCGGGACCGGGAAGACCGTCCTCGCTACCAATCTCGCGGTGCTGGCGGCCGAAGCGAAGATCCACACCGCTCTCGTCGATGCAGACGTGAGCTATGGCGACTGCGCGGCCTCGTTACGGCTTCGTCCCGAGCGGACCTTGGGCGAGATCGCCGGGATCACGGGCGAGCTCGACGAGTCCGCGCTGGCGGGTGTCCTCAGCTTGCATCCCTCGGGGCTCAGAGTGCTCGCTTCCGCCACAGATCCGTTGACGCCGCAGCGACTGGATGGAGCGGTAGTCGGGAGATCGATCCGTGCCCTTCGCACGACCGCGGAGCTCGTCATCGTCGACACGGCTCCGGGCCTGGACCAGCACGCGCTTGCAGCGCTAGAAGCATGCGACCTCGCCTTTCTGGTGACGAGCCTCGACCTTCCGGCGGTAAAGAACGCAAAGCTGGCGCTTTCCGCTCTGGAAAGTCTCCACATCGATACCGGCAAGGTTCGGATCGTCCTGAACCGCGCCGACTCGAAGGTCGGGTTTCCTACGAGCGAGGTCGCAAAGGCGCTCCAGCGACCGATCGCGGCGGAGCTCCCGAGCGATGTCGCCGTCCCGAGATCCCTCAACAACGGGGAGCCACTGCATTCTCACAATCCCAGAGCGCACGCCTCGAAAGCGATATCGAAACTCGCAAGGGATCTGCAGGCAGAGCTCTTTCCTGCAGCAGATGCTCCCAAATCGCGCTCGTTGCTACGCGCGATGAAGCCGCGGCCGGCCGAGTCCTAG
- a CDS encoding type II secretion system F family protein: MHKTMALVAAGIVLALGLSPATAAERATIADAERSDGRITFTVSTPGGPLLTSGDFDVTINGLATDGVVAIADSSETSPGGVALVVDSSGSMEGRPIAEAKKAITSFVADMASTTQLALVPFASEASIASRFTDDHSRIVSAVRSLTASGETALYDAVITAAELVKARPPQHRNIVLLSDGADTASAATLDAAVEGAKSAQATVFAVALESPEFSADSIRALATETGGRLFRTADSSKLSDLFESLATELVSSYTVSVRDPDPGASLVEVEVSVHEEAGTVTGSKTFRLMPAPSAAGNLFPSLMDIPLPVLLLVVFLAAGLLALITSEQLRARRSSPAQRVMWYADDGSEQVDSEALINAAVLKRAQEFATQVAGRTGHLQRLERAIEVAGMRWHAGEVLVISGVVAFIAGLLAFSFGGVFLAFLLFLVGAATMPVIVKIKAARRRSAFYKQLPDVLLVMGGALRAGYSLQQAIGAVGEDVKPPASEEFRRTMAEVRLGNPLDVALKALAERVAIVDFQWTVLAIEIQREVGGNLAEVLETISETIRERERLRGQLKALTAEGRLSAVVLGVLPFLMAGFLLLTNPGYLQPLFNSAIGLLMIAGSAFMMTIGFFWMRKIIRIEV, encoded by the coding sequence GTGCACAAGACAATGGCCCTCGTCGCGGCAGGGATCGTGCTGGCGCTCGGGCTTTCTCCCGCGACGGCGGCGGAGAGGGCCACGATCGCCGACGCGGAGCGCAGCGACGGCCGGATCACCTTCACCGTGAGCACCCCCGGCGGGCCGCTGCTGACGTCGGGCGATTTCGACGTCACCATCAACGGCCTTGCTACCGACGGCGTGGTGGCCATCGCCGACTCGAGCGAGACCAGCCCGGGAGGAGTCGCCCTCGTCGTGGATAGCAGCGGGAGCATGGAAGGACGCCCGATCGCCGAGGCCAAGAAGGCGATCACCTCCTTCGTCGCCGACATGGCCTCGACGACCCAGCTCGCGCTCGTCCCGTTCGCAAGCGAGGCGTCCATAGCGTCGAGGTTTACCGACGATCACAGCCGCATCGTCTCAGCGGTGAGATCCCTGACCGCCAGCGGCGAGACCGCTTTGTATGACGCAGTTATCACCGCCGCCGAGCTCGTGAAGGCCCGGCCCCCGCAGCACCGCAACATCGTCCTGCTCAGTGACGGCGCCGACACCGCGAGCGCGGCGACGCTGGACGCAGCGGTTGAGGGGGCGAAGTCGGCGCAGGCGACGGTCTTCGCGGTAGCCCTGGAGAGCCCGGAGTTCTCCGCCGATTCGATCAGGGCCCTCGCGACCGAGACAGGCGGCCGGTTGTTCCGCACGGCCGATTCCTCGAAGCTGTCAGACCTCTTCGAGAGCCTTGCAACGGAACTCGTCAGCAGCTACACGGTCAGCGTCCGCGATCCCGACCCCGGGGCGAGCTTGGTCGAGGTCGAGGTCTCGGTGCATGAGGAAGCGGGAACCGTGACCGGGTCAAAGACCTTCCGCCTCATGCCCGCGCCGTCGGCCGCCGGGAACCTGTTCCCGTCGTTGATGGACATCCCGCTTCCGGTGCTTCTCCTTGTCGTGTTCCTTGCGGCGGGGCTGCTCGCCCTCATCACCTCGGAGCAGCTCCGGGCAAGACGCTCGTCTCCCGCACAACGAGTCATGTGGTACGCCGACGACGGCAGCGAACAGGTGGACTCAGAAGCACTGATCAACGCCGCCGTTCTCAAGAGGGCGCAGGAGTTCGCCACGCAAGTGGCGGGTCGGACGGGTCACCTACAGCGTCTCGAACGGGCGATCGAGGTGGCTGGCATGAGGTGGCATGCGGGCGAGGTTCTCGTCATCAGCGGAGTCGTCGCCTTCATTGCCGGGCTGCTGGCGTTCTCGTTCGGAGGAGTCTTCCTCGCGTTCTTGCTCTTCCTGGTGGGGGCAGCGACGATGCCTGTGATCGTCAAGATCAAAGCGGCCCGTCGCCGCAGCGCCTTCTACAAGCAGCTTCCAGATGTGCTGTTGGTGATGGGTGGCGCTCTGAGAGCGGGATACAGCCTTCAGCAAGCCATTGGGGCCGTCGGCGAGGACGTCAAACCGCCCGCGTCCGAGGAGTTCCGCCGGACGATGGCGGAGGTCCGGCTTGGCAACCCCCTCGACGTTGCGCTGAAAGCGTTGGCCGAGCGGGTCGCCATCGTCGACTTCCAATGGACGGTGCTTGCGATCGAGATCCAGAGAGAGGTGGGGGGCAACCTCGCCGAGGTTCTCGAGACGATCTCAGAGACGATCCGCGAGCGCGAGCGCCTGCGCGGCCAGCTCAAGGCACTGACGGCCGAGGGGCGGCTCTCGGCCGTGGTGTTGGGCGTCCTGCCGTTCTTGATGGCCGGTTTCTTGCTCCTGACGAACCCCGGCTATCTGCAGCCGCTCTTCAACAGCGCGATCGGACTTCTGATGATCGCCGGGTCCGCGTTCATGATGACGATCGGGTTCTTCTGGATGCGCAAGATCATCAGGATCGAGGTCTGA
- the cpaB gene encoding Flp pilus assembly protein CpaB produces MKSRLLTLMLALVMGGSAVLLVSSYVSGVEKKSLEGERTRSVLVASRSLPAAMSGREIIDAEAFEVQTVPQRYALPGAFSSPDDFAGLTLADDIASGEQLTSQRFKTSPQDAFLSEFPEGTEALSLPLEYVRGVAGHIVAGDRLNAYVTAEAKKAAGKMIKKSRIPSSARVFNAGEGGVTMLLLENLPVQEVKTPAEGSSSAGGATATGSIVLAVTSEEAALLIHAQEKAKLWFTLVPQGGETA; encoded by the coding sequence ATGAAAAGCAGGTTATTGACCTTGATGCTGGCGCTCGTGATGGGCGGCAGCGCAGTCCTGTTGGTGTCGAGCTATGTCAGTGGCGTCGAGAAGAAGTCGCTGGAGGGGGAGCGGACGCGCTCGGTTCTGGTCGCGAGCCGTTCGCTGCCCGCGGCTATGTCGGGCCGGGAGATCATCGACGCCGAGGCGTTCGAGGTGCAAACGGTCCCCCAGAGATACGCCCTCCCAGGCGCCTTCAGCTCGCCCGACGATTTTGCCGGCCTCACGCTCGCTGACGACATCGCCAGCGGCGAGCAGCTCACCTCGCAGCGATTCAAGACGTCGCCACAAGACGCATTCCTGTCCGAGTTCCCGGAGGGCACCGAAGCGCTGTCGCTGCCGCTCGAATACGTGCGAGGCGTAGCGGGTCACATCGTGGCGGGCGACAGGCTTAACGCCTACGTCACGGCCGAGGCGAAGAAGGCCGCGGGGAAGATGATCAAGAAGTCTCGTATCCCCTCCAGCGCGCGCGTCTTCAACGCGGGAGAAGGCGGCGTCACGATGCTGCTTCTCGAGAACCTCCCGGTGCAGGAGGTCAAGACGCCGGCTGAGGGCAGCAGCAGTGCCGGCGGAGCAACGGCAACCGGCAGCATCGTCCTGGCGGTGACCTCCGAGGAAGCTGCCCTTCTGATCCACGCGCAGGAGAAGGCCAAGCTGTGGTTCACGCTCGTGCCACAGGGAGGCGAAACGGCATGA
- a CDS encoding class I SAM-dependent methyltransferase yields MDPRLRDAAQRAIGFMPDDEGMALYDAVLRAAPLGPIVEIGSYCGKSTLYLAAAVRDSIADAVVFSIDHHRGSEEHQPGEKYHDSRLVDSEGRVDTLPVFRDTIERAGVGDVVVGVVGHSHVVAQAWATPLGVVFIDGGHSMETTQRDYDGWSRHVVTGGLLAIHDVFPDPEEGGRPPFEIYRQAMESGRFEELSEQGSLRVLRRS; encoded by the coding sequence ATGGACCCCCGGCTTCGAGATGCTGCGCAGCGGGCGATCGGCTTCATGCCAGACGACGAAGGGATGGCGCTCTACGACGCAGTGCTGCGGGCAGCGCCGCTGGGACCGATAGTCGAGATCGGGAGTTACTGCGGGAAGTCGACCCTCTATCTAGCCGCGGCGGTGCGGGACTCGATCGCGGACGCGGTGGTGTTCTCCATCGATCATCACCGGGGGTCTGAGGAGCATCAACCCGGGGAGAAGTATCACGACTCGAGGCTGGTGGACAGCGAAGGCAGGGTCGACACCCTCCCGGTGTTCCGCGACACGATCGAACGCGCCGGCGTTGGTGATGTCGTGGTTGGGGTGGTCGGCCACTCGCATGTGGTCGCGCAGGCGTGGGCGACGCCGCTGGGCGTGGTCTTCATCGACGGCGGCCACAGCATGGAGACCACGCAGAGGGACTACGACGGGTGGTCGCGTCACGTCGTCACCGGGGGCCTGCTCGCGATCCACGATGTCTTCCCTGATCCGGAGGAAGGGGGACGGCCACCGTTCGAGATCTACCGGCAGGCGATGGAGTCCGGCCGCTTCGAGGAGCTATCCGAGCAGGGGAGCCTGCGCGTTCTGCGCAGGTCGTGA
- a CDS encoding response regulator transcription factor, giving the protein MNDYRGLLDMAGGNATSSDPDHAVLARQSTTEPPLRVAVVDDHKLFGEAMEMALEDKPGVTVVGVAASAREGIELVRRTQPDMALIDYRLPDLDGIDLGKQILAASPETKVVMLTGSSEASTATAAFDAGFHGFVTKSGTFSDVISAFDEVRSGGVMRQPAVHTRRRAVPDEGAMGLLAAQLTARERDVLALLVEGASSKEMARRLSLRPNTVRTHVQNVLTKLQVHSRVEAASQAVRYGVVSVNTRDANSSRSRLARST; this is encoded by the coding sequence GTGAACGACTACAGAGGGCTACTGGACATGGCTGGTGGCAACGCAACGTCGTCGGATCCGGACCACGCGGTACTCGCGCGGCAATCCACGACCGAGCCTCCGTTGCGGGTCGCCGTGGTTGACGACCACAAGCTGTTCGGAGAAGCCATGGAGATGGCGCTGGAGGACAAGCCAGGAGTGACGGTCGTCGGAGTCGCCGCCTCCGCCCGGGAAGGGATCGAGCTCGTCCGCCGGACCCAACCGGACATGGCGCTGATCGACTACAGGTTGCCCGATCTTGACGGGATCGACCTGGGCAAGCAGATCCTCGCCGCATCCCCAGAAACGAAGGTCGTGATGCTCACCGGCAGCAGCGAGGCGTCTACCGCCACCGCTGCCTTTGACGCAGGTTTCCACGGATTTGTGACGAAGAGCGGGACGTTCTCAGACGTGATCAGCGCGTTCGACGAGGTGCGGTCGGGCGGAGTGATGCGGCAGCCAGCGGTTCACACGCGGCGGAGAGCGGTGCCGGATGAGGGTGCCATGGGCTTGCTGGCGGCCCAGCTCACCGCCCGTGAGCGGGACGTCCTAGCGTTGCTGGTCGAGGGAGCGAGCAGCAAGGAGATGGCGCGTCGCCTGTCCCTGCGACCGAACACGGTTCGGACACACGTACAAAACGTCCTCACGAAGCTGCAGGTCCATTCGCGGGTCGAGGCCGCGTCGCAGGCGGTGCGCTACGGGGTGGTCTCCGTGAACACCCGCGACGCGAACTCGAGCCGCAGCCGTCTCGCTAGGTCCACGTGA
- a CDS encoding pilus assembly protein TadG-related protein — protein sequence MRVRVRIRSRIPTGERGVTTVLVAILVIVLFGCTALVVDVGRMYEERRELQRTADVAAMSGAQQLPASKADADTTAKFYVTENPSVHHEVYDEETDDVITQRLQDGDQGCPIELNGATHYLDCVDVTVRARAFDFLLAPVLGFDGRHFKSDGSGNPIGAKATAVVGSGALGGEKLVPWVVVDCPDETYDGHAGDSATYDEIVAKVNNDYPGRCPYEFSLEGWGGPREELFLDTGGQSSGNFQGADLKGEPCPPPNTPDGLFPHGGGGNEYWDLLAGLASDDVVPCHTAKGARVYPETGVLSGPTKQGLSDRGVSTLTCANEDSFNATVRDRDGDGIYQILDHDNPCLVGILLTVHVDPVNGAVETDVPGASRIIEFQHTDAIDADNNDQWRFAPPSKGSSKPLLLRRLAFFYITSPGPPPGLPVEGLFLRALDSANAELDGTACTDKDGVCVVKLAG from the coding sequence GTGAGGGTTCGGGTGAGGATCCGATCGCGCATCCCGACGGGCGAGCGTGGAGTGACGACCGTGCTCGTCGCGATCCTTGTCATAGTGCTGTTCGGCTGCACCGCGCTCGTCGTCGACGTAGGCCGCATGTATGAAGAACGCCGGGAGCTCCAGCGGACGGCAGATGTCGCCGCCATGTCCGGAGCGCAGCAACTGCCCGCGAGCAAGGCCGACGCCGACACGACTGCGAAGTTCTACGTCACCGAGAACCCGAGCGTGCACCACGAGGTCTACGACGAAGAAACCGACGACGTCATAACTCAGCGTCTGCAAGACGGGGACCAGGGTTGTCCGATCGAGCTGAACGGCGCCACTCACTACCTCGACTGTGTCGACGTCACCGTCCGCGCGAGGGCGTTCGATTTCCTGTTGGCACCGGTCCTGGGGTTCGACGGACGCCACTTCAAGAGCGACGGCTCCGGTAACCCGATCGGCGCAAAGGCCACCGCGGTCGTCGGAAGCGGCGCGCTCGGTGGCGAGAAACTGGTCCCATGGGTCGTCGTCGACTGCCCCGACGAGACCTACGACGGCCACGCAGGCGATTCGGCCACGTACGACGAGATCGTAGCGAAGGTCAACAACGACTACCCTGGGCGATGCCCCTACGAGTTCTCTTTGGAGGGGTGGGGGGGCCCCCGCGAGGAACTGTTCCTCGACACCGGAGGTCAGTCGAGCGGCAATTTCCAGGGCGCCGACCTGAAGGGGGAGCCGTGTCCTCCGCCCAACACTCCCGACGGCCTGTTCCCGCACGGCGGCGGCGGTAACGAATACTGGGACCTGCTGGCCGGGCTCGCATCGGACGACGTCGTGCCGTGCCACACCGCGAAGGGTGCCCGCGTGTACCCGGAGACGGGGGTGCTGTCGGGCCCGACCAAGCAGGGCCTGTCCGACCGCGGGGTCAGCACGCTGACCTGCGCGAACGAAGACAGCTTCAACGCGACGGTCCGGGATAGGGACGGCGACGGCATCTATCAGATCCTCGACCACGACAACCCGTGCCTTGTCGGCATCCTTCTGACCGTCCACGTCGACCCGGTGAACGGCGCGGTCGAGACCGACGTCCCGGGCGCTTCGCGCATCATCGAGTTCCAGCACACCGACGCTATCGACGCGGACAACAACGACCAATGGCGGTTCGCTCCCCCTAGTAAAGGGTCGAGCAAGCCCCTGCTGCTCCGCCGCTTGGCGTTTTTCTACATCACCAGTCCGGGACCGCCGCCGGGCCTCCCGGTCGAAGGTCTCTTCCTTCGCGCGTTGGACAGCGCGAACGCAGAACTGGATGGGACTGCCTGCACGGACAAAGACGGTGTGTGCGTAGTGAAGCTTGCAGGTTAG
- a CDS encoding CpaF family protein: MSELAKLLADRRRESGVVSDQTPTMTNGDGASAQQQVWEGNGKAARPELYDARRRLHAKLAKELGTVLYQQDLEPEKLSNHVRDKLARLLRDEQTPMSSEERRRLLTDVQSDVLGHGPIEEFLKDPEITEVMVNGPDQVYIERAGKIYKTNQRFADAAHLRTVIDGIVARVGRRIDESSPMVDARLADGSRVNAVVHPLAIDGPFLTIRKFSADPLTDEDLVSFGTFTRSVAQFLRLCVEGKLNVLISGGTGAGKTSTLNVLSSYIPKDERIVTVEDAVELRMNQPHVLQLESRPPNIEGTGAVMIRDLVRNSLRMRPDRIVVGEVRGAEALDMLQAMNTGHDGSISTLHANSPRDALSRLETMVLMAGMDLPMRAIREQITAAVDLIVHQSRLKDGSRRITHVTEIEGMEGDIITLQDVFLFDFDKGLDDHGRFLGQLKPTGVRPKFVQKLADQGIHLSPAMFIEDSLLTAADRS; this comes from the coding sequence ATGTCTGAGCTAGCGAAGCTACTCGCCGACCGCCGCCGGGAGAGCGGTGTTGTCTCGGACCAGACCCCGACGATGACGAACGGAGACGGCGCGTCCGCGCAGCAACAGGTGTGGGAAGGCAATGGTAAAGCCGCTCGACCCGAGCTGTACGACGCCAGACGGCGGCTGCACGCGAAGCTCGCGAAGGAGCTCGGGACGGTCCTCTACCAGCAGGACCTCGAACCCGAAAAGCTATCGAACCACGTGCGCGACAAGCTGGCGCGGCTGTTGCGTGACGAACAGACGCCGATGTCGTCTGAGGAGCGCCGGCGGCTACTCACCGACGTGCAATCCGACGTCTTGGGTCATGGACCGATCGAGGAGTTCCTCAAGGATCCGGAGATCACCGAGGTGATGGTCAACGGGCCCGATCAGGTCTACATCGAGCGAGCAGGAAAGATCTACAAGACCAACCAACGATTCGCCGACGCCGCCCATCTCCGCACGGTCATCGATGGGATCGTCGCCCGCGTCGGGCGACGTATCGACGAGTCTTCTCCGATGGTCGATGCCCGTCTCGCCGACGGCTCACGCGTGAACGCGGTCGTCCACCCTCTGGCGATCGACGGCCCCTTTCTCACTATCCGGAAGTTCTCCGCCGATCCCTTGACGGACGAGGATCTCGTTTCCTTCGGGACCTTCACGAGATCCGTCGCTCAATTCCTGAGGCTCTGCGTCGAGGGAAAGCTGAACGTCTTGATCTCGGGAGGCACAGGGGCCGGCAAAACGTCCACATTGAACGTGCTCTCTTCCTACATCCCGAAAGACGAGCGGATCGTGACGGTGGAAGACGCGGTCGAGCTTCGGATGAATCAGCCTCACGTCCTCCAGCTCGAGTCGCGGCCCCCAAACATCGAGGGCACCGGAGCAGTGATGATCAGGGACCTCGTCAGGAACTCGTTACGTATGCGTCCGGACCGGATCGTCGTCGGCGAGGTCAGAGGGGCGGAGGCGCTCGACATGCTCCAGGCTATGAACACCGGCCACGATGGAAGCATCTCGACGCTGCACGCGAACTCGCCGCGGGATGCGCTGTCTCGTCTCGAGACGATGGTGTTGATGGCGGGAATGGACCTGCCGATGCGGGCGATCCGCGAGCAGATCACGGCGGCGGTCGATCTGATCGTCCACCAGTCCCGGCTGAAGGATGGCTCGAGACGTATCACGCACGTCACCGAGATCGAGGGGATGGAGGGCGACATCATCACTCTGCAGGACGTCTTCCTCTTCGATTTCGACAAAGGTCTCGATGACCACGGCCGCTTTCTGGGACAGCTCAAGCCGACCGGGGTTCGTCCGAAGTTCGTGCAGAAGCTCGCCGACCAGGGCATCCACCTCTCACCCGCGATGTTCATCGAGGACAGTCTTCTGACGGCCGCGGACAGGAGCTAG
- a CDS encoding response regulator transcription factor — MSQPTSEIRVLVADGLPVFASAVGHALDRHADLKVVGRAHSGREVVAEAGRVHPDVIVLDADIADCGAIDAARLVRETDRTCRVVMIAAEENGETLALAIEAGVSGYVSKEAALGELVEAARAAYKGESQIPRPMLGPLLARLVQHRKERDRVTDLTARLTQQERAVLALLADGASNRTIAAQLTISVQTARTHVQNILRKLEVHSRLEAAALVMQNAVAPELATQTSAV; from the coding sequence GTGAGCCAGCCGACGAGCGAGATCCGCGTGCTCGTGGCCGACGGCCTGCCGGTATTCGCGTCCGCCGTCGGGCACGCTCTCGACCGTCACGCTGACTTGAAGGTCGTAGGGCGCGCTCATTCTGGACGCGAAGTCGTCGCCGAAGCGGGCCGCGTCCACCCCGATGTCATCGTGTTGGATGCGGACATCGCCGACTGCGGCGCGATCGATGCCGCGCGGCTGGTGCGGGAGACGGACAGAACGTGCCGCGTCGTGATGATCGCGGCGGAGGAGAACGGAGAAACGCTGGCGCTCGCGATCGAGGCCGGCGTCAGCGGATACGTCAGTAAGGAAGCCGCGCTAGGTGAGCTCGTGGAGGCTGCACGCGCTGCCTACAAAGGCGAGAGTCAGATCCCGCGTCCGATGTTGGGTCCGCTGCTGGCGCGGCTCGTGCAGCATCGGAAGGAGCGGGACAGAGTGACCGACCTGACCGCCCGGCTCACACAGCAGGAGCGGGCGGTGCTCGCGTTGCTCGCCGACGGCGCGAGCAACCGAACCATCGCTGCTCAGCTGACGATCAGCGTGCAGACCGCCCGTACGCACGTTCAGAACATCCTGCGCAAGCTCGAAGTGCACTCTCGGCTCGAGGCGGCCGCGCTGGTGATGCAGAACGCCGTGGCCCCTGAGCTGGCGACGCAGACTTCCGCCGTGTGA
- a CDS encoding type II secretion system F family protein, with protein MAPELMKLASLALTFAGVSAVTYNVMRTRAQRATIRAGLEDALLDNRAVAASREATMRGPFSTRVIGPLGKKAARLVYRFGPKGLAEQTSRRLVLGGVSERLDVDTFFAIAVGFPLMALALLVTLSSSGRVAPLLWLIIPVTGFLPKMWLTSKVEARQRAVRLALPDTLDLLTIAIEAGLGFDSALARVTGAIPGPLSDELYRMLQELRIGVPREQALRNLAERTEVDDLDQFITAVGQADAFGISVGRVLRVQAHQLRQKRSQIAEEKAAKTPVKLLFPLLVCIFPTLFTVLVGPAAINIMKSLMSAI; from the coding sequence ATGGCGCCTGAGTTGATGAAGCTGGCCAGTCTCGCGCTGACGTTCGCCGGGGTCAGTGCCGTGACATACAACGTCATGAGGACGCGGGCGCAGCGGGCAACGATCCGCGCAGGCCTCGAAGACGCGCTGCTGGACAATCGGGCCGTCGCCGCGAGTAGGGAAGCGACGATGAGAGGGCCGTTCAGCACGCGAGTCATCGGTCCGCTGGGGAAGAAGGCGGCGCGTCTGGTCTATCGGTTCGGACCGAAGGGCCTAGCGGAGCAAACGAGCAGGCGGTTGGTGCTGGGCGGCGTCTCCGAGCGCCTCGACGTGGATACCTTTTTCGCCATCGCCGTCGGGTTCCCGCTCATGGCGCTCGCCCTTCTCGTCACGTTGAGCTCGTCTGGGCGCGTGGCGCCGCTCTTGTGGCTGATCATCCCGGTGACGGGCTTTCTCCCGAAGATGTGGCTGACGAGCAAGGTCGAAGCGAGGCAGCGGGCCGTCCGGCTCGCGTTACCCGACACGCTCGATCTGTTGACGATCGCGATCGAGGCGGGGCTGGGATTCGATTCCGCGCTCGCGCGCGTGACCGGCGCGATCCCGGGGCCGCTCAGCGACGAGCTTTACCGGATGCTCCAGGAGCTTCGGATCGGGGTCCCGCGCGAGCAAGCTCTCCGGAATCTCGCCGAGCGGACGGAGGTAGACGATCTCGACCAGTTCATCACTGCGGTGGGGCAGGCGGACGCCTTCGGGATCTCGGTCGGGCGCGTCCTGCGCGTTCAGGCCCACCAGCTGCGGCAGAAGCGCAGCCAGATCGCCGAGGAGAAGGCCGCCAAGACTCCCGTGAAGCTGTTGTTCCCTCTGCTCGTGTGCATCTTCCCGACCCTGTTCACGGTTCTCGTGGGGCCGGCCGCGATCAACATCATGAAATCGCTGATGTCGGCGATCTAG